The following nucleotide sequence is from Aneurinibacillus soli.
TTTCTTTTTATTTTATCCTACTGTTTGAAATTCCACCACTGCACATCGGCACACTGTGTGCAAAAAGAGATAGGGAAGGGATCCAGAAAAACCAAAACAAATCATATGTTGGAATTTTCTATTCATATCAAAAACCTGCTACAATAAAAGATACGGAAAGGAGTCGCTGACATGACTACTATTTACTGCCTCACCCCTGCCTCCTACTGGGCCACATTCGCAGGCAAGAGTGAATATGTGCCGCGTGACTATAAAGAGGAAGGTTTTATCCACGCTACCAAAGGAGACAATCTGCTCTATAAAGTAGCCAACCGGGTTTATCATAATTTTGATGAAGAACTGCTGCTTCTTGTTATCGATGAAGCACTCGTTACATCCGAAATCAAATATGAGCAAGCAAAAGACAAAAATTTATATCCACATATTTATGGGCCACTAAACGTGGATGCGATTGTA
It contains:
- a CDS encoding DUF952 domain-containing protein; this encodes MTTIYCLTPASYWATFAGKSEYVPRDYKEEGFIHATKGDNLLYKVANRVYHNFDEELLLLVIDEALVTSEIKYEQAKDKNLYPHIYGPLNVDAIVEVKTMHHTKEGWTLNFSSRI